One region of Ptiloglossa arizonensis isolate GNS036 chromosome 8, iyPtiAriz1_principal, whole genome shotgun sequence genomic DNA includes:
- the LOC143150547 gene encoding rap guanine nucleotide exchange factor 2 isoform X2, with protein MHKHTSQLRGPSGPGSGHHVANRGPVRRWNSFHGGGSVGGGASNFNDTVGNGNLPSSMIARAPQEPFRAMPKAVQALRSESVDRSHRVQPPPPPAFPRRRFSVCFGKRTGGSARRPNECFVLEPSEMIVIDYSEVHGGRMHRPPHPHPITDHRQVNLVFDDTFSQGLTSRPELYQKSNRSSHSSDTSSAYSGSDTMTSVQSSLDADADEVDLSGLVESIVDSDEEEDLAESMDSLTVRDPVRECLEKDPMERTEDDIETLLEFTQQLKAFTNMTLAVRRALCAVMVFAVVERAGMIVLNDGEELDSWSVLINGAVEIEHSNGEIEQLHLGDSFGILPTMERLLHRGVMRTKCDDCQFVCVTQADYFRIQHQGEENTRRHEENGRVILVTELRGALDGGARRGHVVIRGTPERLMLQLIEENSITDPTYIEDFLLTHRTFIDSPLFVASQLLEWFDQAQVRDRVARVVLLWVNNHFTDFETDPAMMEFLEAFEAGLEREKMQGQQRLLNIACAAKARTRNVTLARPTRDEVLHFSIVGGYERGFGIFISKVDKKSKAEDVGLKRGDQILEVNGQSFEHVNHARALEILRGSTHLSITVKSNLLEMLQMPDDSSKPRGRANKPEISRLQTDARARLSTHVDPITPVNALNPLVGGVPLLIPDSNVSPCKDAKKEHKGFMTLGPKRRLQKALMKMNILPKNTINDGVHVDDSLAPPHTPPGTGHSQTTTNLYHSKSNPDLTSLYCYDDLRAPDYPEHVLKVYKADQTCKYLLIHKETTAHEVVMLALQEFGITESSSNFSLAEVSVGEGGMIKQRRLPDQLQNLAERIGLSSRYYLKTNGISETLVADEQAPELIRESQVHFLQLNAVEVAIQLTLQDFSIFRQIESTEYVDDLFELKSRYGVPMLRQFAELVNREMFWVVTEVCSEHNLVRRSKIIKQFIKIARQCKECKNFNSMFAIVSGLGHGAVSRLRASWEKLSSKYQRLFSDLQELMDPSRNMSKYRQLVASEQTQPPIIPFYPVVKKDLTFIHLGNDSRVEGLVNFEKLRMIAKEVRTLTNMCSSPYDLSIMLERGGQPPSSAMVALNQMTTGNQVLHCPGGQTATVKRRKKSTAAPNPKKMFEEAQMVRRVKAYLANMKVITDEERLHGLSVDCEPHAGAVAVAAAVPLSASRGRRHPSPTLSTTSSASSTSEGRKSIQGTKFGAASPQAVRKILALSDPHKTRPYQPKHCPPPLPVPGLALHSSGLEPSPGAPRRVGSGSRVPMHERSHSDTPSSLPPPVDLSAESSSVTSLSNLQPLRKTLTSGSVTSSDSGHSTQLDSHSGSSVEAGGSPPPPQRRHSAMQGSVLRGGAPPFPHAVAVLPPLPANHNQNHNHNHHHHHHHHHQHYYDHHHHQPQNPQGTTGLGVGVGLGVPAGLPPQGAGATIMTTMTTVTTMTSMTTMRPGAVGSSQCRQPPAYKVAAQMARLHRLGRAHSHEGVTYRTEHEDDDEDAQVSAV; from the exons atcGACTACTCGGAAGTGCATGGAGGAAGGATGCATCGGCCACCGCACCCTCATCCCATAACCGACCATCGACAGGTCAACTTGGTCTTCGATGACACG ttTTCTCAAGGCCTGACTAGCAGGCCAGAGCTGTACCAAAAGTCCAATAGAAGCAGCCATTCGAGTGACACCAGTTCGGCGTACAGTGGTTCGGACACAATGACATCTGTGCAAAGTTCAttggacgcggacgcggacgaggTTGATCTTTCGGGGCTCGTCGAATCCATAGTGGATAGCGACGAAGAGGAAGATCTTGCAGAGAGCATGGAC AGTCTGACAGTCCGTGATCCTGTCAGAGAATGTTTAGAAAAAGATCCTATGGAAAGAACAGAGGACGATATAGAAACATTGTTAGAATTCACGCAACAATTGAAGGCCTTTACAAATATGACTCTGGCAGTGAGAAGAGCGCTGTGCGCTGTGATGGTGTTTGCGGTGGTTGAACGTGCCGGTATGATAGTTTTAAACGATGGCGAAGAATTGGACAGTTGGAGTGTGCTTATCAATGGTGCTGTCGAAATCGAGCATAGTAATGGAGAAATTGAACAACTGCACCTTGGTGATAGTTTTGGAATCTTGCCCACTATGGAAAGACTTTTGCATAGAGGTGTCATGAGGACAAA ATGCGATGACTGCCAGTTTGTATGTGTCACGCAAGCAGACTATTTTAGAATTCAACATCAAGGTGAAGAAAATACTAGGAGGCACGAAGAAAATGGAAGAGTGATTCTAGTAACAGAGTTAAGGGGTGCTTTGGATGGAGGAGCGCGCAGGGGTCATGTCGTTATTCGTGGAACTCCTGAACGTTTAATGTTACAACTTATCGAAGAAAACAGTATTACCGATCCCACATATATAGAAGATTTCTTATTAACCCATCGAACATTTATCGATAGTCCTTTATTCGTTGCGAGTCAATTGTTAGAGTGGTTCGACCAAGCACAAGTCAGAGACAGAGTTGCTCGAGTGGTACTTCTCTGGGTAAATAATCATTTTACGGACTTTGAAACCGATCCAGCCATGATGGAATTTTTAGAAGCATTCGAAGCTGGTTTGGAAAGAGAGAAAATGCAAGGACAACAAAG ATTATTAAACATTGCTTGCGCGGCAAAAGCGAGAACGCGGAATGTAACGTTAGCGAGGCCCACTAGGGACGAGGTCCTGCATTTTAGTATTGTAGGTGGTTACGAAAGAGGTTTTGGCATCTTCATTTCAAAAGTTGATAAAAAGTCAAAGGCTGAAGATGTCGGTTTAAAACGGGGTGATCAAATTTTAGAAGTAAATGGTCAAAGTTTTGAGCACGTGAATCATGCCAGAGCTCTTGAAATTTTAAGAGGATCCACTCATCTCAGTATAACTGTCAAATCAAATTTACTTG aaatgcttcagaTGCCAGACGATTCATCGAAGCCGCGAGGAAGAGCAAACAAACCCGAAATTTCAAGACTTCAAACCGATGCACGTGCAAGGTTGTCCACGCATGTGGACCCAATAACCCCCGTAAATGCGCTAAACCCACTAGTGGGTGGTGTTCCACTGTTAATTCCTGATTCCAATGTCTCCCCCTGTAAAGATGCTAAAAAGGAACATAAAGGATTTATGACGCTTGGACCGAAAAGGAGATTACAAAAAGCTCTCATGAAAATGAACATACTGCCAAAGAATACCATTAA CGACGGTGTACACGTAGACGATTCTCTCGCACCTCCTCATACACCACCGGGAACAGGACATTCACAGACCACCACTAACCTTTATCACTCCAAAAGTAATCCTGACCTTACATCGTTATATTGTTACGATGACTTACGGGCGCCTGATTATCCTGAACACGTTTTGAAAGTTTATAAAGCTGATCAAACTTGTAAATACCTTCTTATTCACAAAGAAACAACGGCACACGAG GTGGTAATGCTTGCTCTTCAGGAGTTCGGTATAACGGAGAGCAGCTCGAACTTCTCTTTAGCTGAAGTTAGCGTTGGAGAAGGGGGTATGATTAAGCAACGAAGGTTACCCGATCAGTTACAGAATCTCGCAGAAAGAATCGGTTTAAGTTCtcgatattatttaaaaaccAACGGTATCTCGGAGACCCTCGTAGCCGATGAACAAGCGCCTGAACTCATTCGTGAATCTCAGGTTCATTTCTTACAGCTGAACGCTGTGGAAGTTGCTATTCAGCTGACTTTACAAGATTTTAGTATATTCAG GCAAATTGAATCTACGGAGTACGTGGatgatttattcgaattaaaaagtAGATACGGAGTACCTATGCTCAGACAATTTGCAGAACTAGTCAACAGAGAAATGTTTTGGGTTGTAACAGAAGTTTGTTCTGAACACAACCTTGTTCGAcgtagtaaaataataaaacaattcaTAAAAATAGCTC GCCAATGTAAGGAGTGCAAAAATTTCAACTCCATGTTTGCAATTGTATCTGGTTTGGGCCACGGAGCTGTGTCAAGATTACGAGCTTCCTGGGAAAAATTGTCAAGTAAATATCAGAGGCTATTCAGCGATTTACAGGAACTAATGGATCCTAGCCGTAACATGAGCAAGTATCGACAATTAGTGGCGTCTGAACAAACACAACCTCCCATA ATTCCATTTTATCCCGTGGTAAAGAAAGACTTGACGTTCATACATCTCGGTAACGATTCGAGAGTAGAGGGGTTGGTGAACTTCGAGAAGCTGAGAATGATCGCGAAGGAAGTAAGAACGTTAACGAACATGTGTTCTTCGCCTTACGATTTATCGATAATGTTAGAAAGAGGCGGTCAGCCACCTAGTTCTGCCATGGTCGCGTTAAATCAAATGACCACTGGCAACCaag tattacattgtccAGGAGGACAGACTGCAACTGTGAAAAGGCGGAAAAAATCTACCGCTGCGCCCAACCCAAAGAAGATGTTCGAGGAAGCGCAGATGGTTAGAAGAGTGAAAGCGTACCTCGCGAATATGAAAGTGATAACGGACGAGGAACGATTACACGGTCTTTCGGTGGACTGCGAACCTCATGCAGGAGCTGTTGCAGTAGCTGCAGCGGTACCGCTTAGCGCAAGTAGAGGAAGAAGGCATCCTTCTCCCACGTTGTCGACCACGAGTAGCGCCAGCAGCACCAGTGAAGGTAGAAAGAGTATACAAg GTACAAAGTTCGGAGCAGCCTCGCCACAGGCAGTGAGAAAAATATTGGCGCTCTCCGACCCCCATAAAACACGTCCGTACCAACCTAAACACTGTCCACCACCACTTCCAGTACCAGGATTAGCTTTGCATTCCAGCGGACTGGAGCCTAGTCCTGGTGCACCTAGGAGAGTAGGATCTGGTAGCAGAGTTCCTATGCATGAGAGATCCCATAGCGATACTCCTTCCAGTTTACCACCACCCGTTGATCTCAGCGCTGAAAGTAGTAGCGTGACCAGCTTGAGCAATCTTCAGCCGTTAAGAAAAACGTTGACCAGCG GTTCGGTGACGAGCAGTGACAGTGGTCACAGTACACAGCTGGACAGCCACAGTGGAAGCAGTGTGGAAGCCGGTGGCAGTCCACCGCCACCTCAAAGACGGCACTCCGCCATGCAAG GGTCTGTTTTGAGAGGTGGTGCACCTCCGTTCCCTCACGCGGTAGCAGTGTTACCTCCGCTTCCTGCCAACCACAACCAGAATCACAACCAcaatcatcatcatcaccaccaccaccaccaccaacatTATTACGATCATCACCATCACCAACCCCAAAATCCTCAAG GTACTACGGGATTAGGAGTAGGCGTGGGTCTCGGAGTACCGGCGGGACTACCACCCCAGGGAGCCGGCGCGACGATtatgacgacgatgacgaccgtGACTACCATGACGTCGATGACGACGATGCGTCCAGGAGCTGTCGGTAGCTCACAGTGCCGTCAACCGCCTGCGTACAAAGTCGCTGCACAGATGGCGAGGTTGCACAGGCTTGGCCGTGCTCACAGCCACGAGGGTGTTACCTACAGGACCGAGCACGAAGATG aCGATGAGGACGCCCAAGTGTCGGCGGTTTAA
- the LOC143150547 gene encoding rap guanine nucleotide exchange factor 6 isoform X4 yields MTDYLDPHFVRALCRDPERRSLQDLQIIYYGLLDLEALRSYRDSNLRGLCKLVRYERHHANHVLYYTGELATSWYILLSGSVFIDGSMFLPCSSFGKRTGGSARRPNECFVLEPSEMIVIDYSEVHGGRMHRPPHPHPITDHRQVNLVFDDTFSQGLTSRPELYQKSNRSSHSSDTSSAYSGSDTMTSVQSSLDADADEVDLSGLVESIVDSDEEEDLAESMDSLTVRDPVRECLEKDPMERTEDDIETLLEFTQQLKAFTNMTLAVRRALCAVMVFAVVERAGMIVLNDGEELDSWSVLINGAVEIEHSNGEIEQLHLGDSFGILPTMERLLHRGVMRTKCDDCQFVCVTQADYFRIQHQGEENTRRHEENGRVILVTELRGALDGGARRGHVVIRGTPERLMLQLIEENSITDPTYIEDFLLTHRTFIDSPLFVASQLLEWFDQAQVRDRVARVVLLWVNNHFTDFETDPAMMEFLEAFEAGLEREKMQGQQRLLNIACAAKARTRNVTLARPTRDEVLHFSIVGGYERGFGIFISKVDKKSKAEDVGLKRGDQILEVNGQSFEHVNHARALEILRGSTHLSITVKSNLLAFKEMLQMPDDSSKPRGRANKPEISRLQTDARARLSTHVDPITPVNALNPLVGGVPLLIPDSNVSPCKDAKKEHKGFMTLGPKRRLQKALMKMNILPKNTINDGVHVDDSLAPPHTPPGTGHSQTTTNLYHSKSNPDLTSLYCYDDLRAPDYPEHVLKVYKADQTCKYLLIHKETTAHEVVMLALQEFGITESSSNFSLAEVSVGEGGMIKQRRLPDQLQNLAERIGLSSRYYLKTNGISETLVADEQAPELIRESQVHFLQLNAVEVAIQLTLQDFSIFRQIESTEYVDDLFELKSRYGVPMLRQFAELVNREMFWVVTEVCSEHNLVRRSKIIKQFIKIARQCKECKNFNSMFAIVSGLGHGAVSRLRASWEKLSSKYQRLFSDLQELMDPSRNMSKYRQLVASEQTQPPIIPFYPVVKKDLTFIHLGNDSRVEGLVNFEKLRMIAKEVRTLTNMCSSPYDLSIMLERGGQPPSSAMVALNQMTTGNQVLHCPGGQTATVKRRKKSTAAPNPKKMFEEAQMVRRVKAYLANMKVITDEERLHGLSVDCEPHAGAVAVAAAVPLSASRGRRHPSPTLSTTSSASSTSEGRKSIQGTKFGAASPQAVRKILALSDPHKTRPYQPKHCPPPLPVPGLALHSSGLEPSPGAPRRVGSGSRVPMHERSHSDTPSSLPPPVDLSAESSSVTSLSNLQPLRKTLTSGSVTSSDSGHSTQLDSHSGSSVEAGGSPPPPQRRHSAMQGSVLRGGAPPFPHAVAVLPPLPANHNQNHNHNHHHHHHHHHQHYYDHHHHQPQNPQGTTGLGVGVGLGVPAGLPPQGAGATIMTTMTTVTTMTSMTTMRPGAVGSSQCRQPPAYKVAAQMARLHRLGRAHSHEGVTYRTEHEDDDEDAQVSAV; encoded by the exons atcGACTACTCGGAAGTGCATGGAGGAAGGATGCATCGGCCACCGCACCCTCATCCCATAACCGACCATCGACAGGTCAACTTGGTCTTCGATGACACG ttTTCTCAAGGCCTGACTAGCAGGCCAGAGCTGTACCAAAAGTCCAATAGAAGCAGCCATTCGAGTGACACCAGTTCGGCGTACAGTGGTTCGGACACAATGACATCTGTGCAAAGTTCAttggacgcggacgcggacgaggTTGATCTTTCGGGGCTCGTCGAATCCATAGTGGATAGCGACGAAGAGGAAGATCTTGCAGAGAGCATGGAC AGTCTGACAGTCCGTGATCCTGTCAGAGAATGTTTAGAAAAAGATCCTATGGAAAGAACAGAGGACGATATAGAAACATTGTTAGAATTCACGCAACAATTGAAGGCCTTTACAAATATGACTCTGGCAGTGAGAAGAGCGCTGTGCGCTGTGATGGTGTTTGCGGTGGTTGAACGTGCCGGTATGATAGTTTTAAACGATGGCGAAGAATTGGACAGTTGGAGTGTGCTTATCAATGGTGCTGTCGAAATCGAGCATAGTAATGGAGAAATTGAACAACTGCACCTTGGTGATAGTTTTGGAATCTTGCCCACTATGGAAAGACTTTTGCATAGAGGTGTCATGAGGACAAA ATGCGATGACTGCCAGTTTGTATGTGTCACGCAAGCAGACTATTTTAGAATTCAACATCAAGGTGAAGAAAATACTAGGAGGCACGAAGAAAATGGAAGAGTGATTCTAGTAACAGAGTTAAGGGGTGCTTTGGATGGAGGAGCGCGCAGGGGTCATGTCGTTATTCGTGGAACTCCTGAACGTTTAATGTTACAACTTATCGAAGAAAACAGTATTACCGATCCCACATATATAGAAGATTTCTTATTAACCCATCGAACATTTATCGATAGTCCTTTATTCGTTGCGAGTCAATTGTTAGAGTGGTTCGACCAAGCACAAGTCAGAGACAGAGTTGCTCGAGTGGTACTTCTCTGGGTAAATAATCATTTTACGGACTTTGAAACCGATCCAGCCATGATGGAATTTTTAGAAGCATTCGAAGCTGGTTTGGAAAGAGAGAAAATGCAAGGACAACAAAG ATTATTAAACATTGCTTGCGCGGCAAAAGCGAGAACGCGGAATGTAACGTTAGCGAGGCCCACTAGGGACGAGGTCCTGCATTTTAGTATTGTAGGTGGTTACGAAAGAGGTTTTGGCATCTTCATTTCAAAAGTTGATAAAAAGTCAAAGGCTGAAGATGTCGGTTTAAAACGGGGTGATCAAATTTTAGAAGTAAATGGTCAAAGTTTTGAGCACGTGAATCATGCCAGAGCTCTTGAAATTTTAAGAGGATCCACTCATCTCAGTATAACTGTCAAATCAAATTTACTTG CGTttaaagaaatgcttcagaTGCCAGACGATTCATCGAAGCCGCGAGGAAGAGCAAACAAACCCGAAATTTCAAGACTTCAAACCGATGCACGTGCAAGGTTGTCCACGCATGTGGACCCAATAACCCCCGTAAATGCGCTAAACCCACTAGTGGGTGGTGTTCCACTGTTAATTCCTGATTCCAATGTCTCCCCCTGTAAAGATGCTAAAAAGGAACATAAAGGATTTATGACGCTTGGACCGAAAAGGAGATTACAAAAAGCTCTCATGAAAATGAACATACTGCCAAAGAATACCATTAA CGACGGTGTACACGTAGACGATTCTCTCGCACCTCCTCATACACCACCGGGAACAGGACATTCACAGACCACCACTAACCTTTATCACTCCAAAAGTAATCCTGACCTTACATCGTTATATTGTTACGATGACTTACGGGCGCCTGATTATCCTGAACACGTTTTGAAAGTTTATAAAGCTGATCAAACTTGTAAATACCTTCTTATTCACAAAGAAACAACGGCACACGAG GTGGTAATGCTTGCTCTTCAGGAGTTCGGTATAACGGAGAGCAGCTCGAACTTCTCTTTAGCTGAAGTTAGCGTTGGAGAAGGGGGTATGATTAAGCAACGAAGGTTACCCGATCAGTTACAGAATCTCGCAGAAAGAATCGGTTTAAGTTCtcgatattatttaaaaaccAACGGTATCTCGGAGACCCTCGTAGCCGATGAACAAGCGCCTGAACTCATTCGTGAATCTCAGGTTCATTTCTTACAGCTGAACGCTGTGGAAGTTGCTATTCAGCTGACTTTACAAGATTTTAGTATATTCAG GCAAATTGAATCTACGGAGTACGTGGatgatttattcgaattaaaaagtAGATACGGAGTACCTATGCTCAGACAATTTGCAGAACTAGTCAACAGAGAAATGTTTTGGGTTGTAACAGAAGTTTGTTCTGAACACAACCTTGTTCGAcgtagtaaaataataaaacaattcaTAAAAATAGCTC GCCAATGTAAGGAGTGCAAAAATTTCAACTCCATGTTTGCAATTGTATCTGGTTTGGGCCACGGAGCTGTGTCAAGATTACGAGCTTCCTGGGAAAAATTGTCAAGTAAATATCAGAGGCTATTCAGCGATTTACAGGAACTAATGGATCCTAGCCGTAACATGAGCAAGTATCGACAATTAGTGGCGTCTGAACAAACACAACCTCCCATA ATTCCATTTTATCCCGTGGTAAAGAAAGACTTGACGTTCATACATCTCGGTAACGATTCGAGAGTAGAGGGGTTGGTGAACTTCGAGAAGCTGAGAATGATCGCGAAGGAAGTAAGAACGTTAACGAACATGTGTTCTTCGCCTTACGATTTATCGATAATGTTAGAAAGAGGCGGTCAGCCACCTAGTTCTGCCATGGTCGCGTTAAATCAAATGACCACTGGCAACCaag tattacattgtccAGGAGGACAGACTGCAACTGTGAAAAGGCGGAAAAAATCTACCGCTGCGCCCAACCCAAAGAAGATGTTCGAGGAAGCGCAGATGGTTAGAAGAGTGAAAGCGTACCTCGCGAATATGAAAGTGATAACGGACGAGGAACGATTACACGGTCTTTCGGTGGACTGCGAACCTCATGCAGGAGCTGTTGCAGTAGCTGCAGCGGTACCGCTTAGCGCAAGTAGAGGAAGAAGGCATCCTTCTCCCACGTTGTCGACCACGAGTAGCGCCAGCAGCACCAGTGAAGGTAGAAAGAGTATACAAg GTACAAAGTTCGGAGCAGCCTCGCCACAGGCAGTGAGAAAAATATTGGCGCTCTCCGACCCCCATAAAACACGTCCGTACCAACCTAAACACTGTCCACCACCACTTCCAGTACCAGGATTAGCTTTGCATTCCAGCGGACTGGAGCCTAGTCCTGGTGCACCTAGGAGAGTAGGATCTGGTAGCAGAGTTCCTATGCATGAGAGATCCCATAGCGATACTCCTTCCAGTTTACCACCACCCGTTGATCTCAGCGCTGAAAGTAGTAGCGTGACCAGCTTGAGCAATCTTCAGCCGTTAAGAAAAACGTTGACCAGCG GTTCGGTGACGAGCAGTGACAGTGGTCACAGTACACAGCTGGACAGCCACAGTGGAAGCAGTGTGGAAGCCGGTGGCAGTCCACCGCCACCTCAAAGACGGCACTCCGCCATGCAAG GGTCTGTTTTGAGAGGTGGTGCACCTCCGTTCCCTCACGCGGTAGCAGTGTTACCTCCGCTTCCTGCCAACCACAACCAGAATCACAACCAcaatcatcatcatcaccaccaccaccaccaccaacatTATTACGATCATCACCATCACCAACCCCAAAATCCTCAAG GTACTACGGGATTAGGAGTAGGCGTGGGTCTCGGAGTACCGGCGGGACTACCACCCCAGGGAGCCGGCGCGACGATtatgacgacgatgacgaccgtGACTACCATGACGTCGATGACGACGATGCGTCCAGGAGCTGTCGGTAGCTCACAGTGCCGTCAACCGCCTGCGTACAAAGTCGCTGCACAGATGGCGAGGTTGCACAGGCTTGGCCGTGCTCACAGCCACGAGGGTGTTACCTACAGGACCGAGCACGAAGATG aCGATGAGGACGCCCAAGTGTCGGCGGTTTAA